A genome region from Maridesulfovibrio salexigens DSM 2638 includes the following:
- a CDS encoding MarR family winged helix-turn-helix transcriptional regulator, translated as MKDVEEIIPHMRELGRVLVKYNMVERKAFDFGIGIELYPSEIHTLSAIDALGGCGITDLARESGVTKGAASQLVSKLVKKGLMLKEPDPQNGSKVILRLTELGKKASENHYKYHLDHDSEFIDYLRSMSEEELEMFDDICSKMNDWMDSYLK; from the coding sequence ATGAAAGACGTAGAAGAAATAATACCTCATATGCGTGAACTAGGCAGGGTGCTGGTTAAGTATAATATGGTCGAGCGGAAGGCGTTCGATTTCGGGATTGGAATTGAGCTTTATCCATCTGAAATACATACTCTTTCTGCTATTGATGCTCTTGGAGGATGTGGGATTACTGATCTCGCCCGCGAATCTGGAGTGACTAAAGGTGCTGCATCACAACTGGTCAGCAAGTTGGTAAAAAAAGGACTGATGCTCAAAGAACCTGATCCTCAAAATGGCTCCAAGGTTATATTGCGTCTGACAGAGCTTGGGAAGAAAGCCAGTGAAAATCACTATAAATACCATTTGGACCATGATAGCGAGTTTATCGATTATCTGCGGTCCATGTCTGAAGAGGAACTTGAGATGTTTGACGATATCTGTAGCAAGATGAACGATTGGATGGATAGCTACTTAAAGTAA
- a CDS encoding alpha/beta hydrolase, which yields MAAETSQFPIADPYKATIFGTPPDLMYKLKDPTKPYECEILIEERRIPDIFWYNEKFYYTTAMQEGEAPLLFIIAGTGSEHDSTKMRFLTQLFYEAGFHVVGLSSPTHMNFVVSFSKYGAPGYVPHDVDDLYRAMKWIKADLEDDHKIRSYSITGYSLGAMHSAFLAKLDEERRDFLFRRVLMLNPPVSLYTSALRFDSWLSPENLGNKTPRQVIDELIEAFSEIYVQSDIVDLDDNFLYALSQHINFSDMDMRAIIAAAFRMSSASMIFSSDVCLNAGYIVPVNKHLGVGDNLMPYTRVSAAITFEDYVDEYLLPYLQFLTPGTTKGELVRNCDLTSIKDYLSKSDKIFVLGNEDDIILDSADVDFLRDTFGDRAILFPRGGHCGNMMFKPYALKAQELIK from the coding sequence GTGGCCGCCGAAACATCACAATTTCCCATCGCTGATCCATACAAGGCTACTATCTTCGGCACACCGCCGGACCTAATGTACAAGTTGAAAGATCCGACCAAACCTTACGAATGCGAAATACTCATTGAAGAACGCAGGATTCCGGACATATTCTGGTATAATGAAAAATTTTATTACACCACAGCTATGCAGGAAGGAGAAGCTCCACTGCTTTTCATCATCGCCGGAACAGGATCGGAGCATGACTCCACCAAAATGCGTTTCCTGACCCAATTGTTTTATGAAGCAGGATTCCATGTAGTAGGCCTCTCATCACCGACACATATGAATTTTGTGGTCAGTTTTTCCAAATACGGTGCCCCCGGGTACGTGCCTCATGATGTAGATGACCTTTACCGGGCCATGAAATGGATCAAAGCCGACCTTGAAGATGACCACAAGATAAGAAGCTACAGCATTACAGGGTACAGCCTCGGAGCAATGCACTCGGCCTTCCTAGCCAAGCTGGACGAAGAACGCAGGGATTTCCTTTTCCGCCGTGTGTTGATGCTTAACCCTCCGGTCAGCCTGTACACTTCCGCCCTGCGCTTCGATTCATGGCTAAGCCCTGAAAACCTCGGCAACAAAACACCCCGGCAGGTCATTGACGAACTTATCGAAGCTTTCTCAGAAATCTACGTCCAATCCGACATTGTCGACCTTGATGATAACTTCCTCTACGCCCTGTCACAGCACATAAACTTTTCGGACATGGATATGCGGGCTATCATTGCCGCAGCTTTCAGAATGTCCTCAGCAAGTATGATATTCAGTTCCGATGTCTGCCTTAATGCCGGATATATTGTCCCGGTCAACAAGCATCTCGGCGTAGGCGATAATCTCATGCCTTATACCAGAGTTTCGGCGGCAATCACTTTTGAGGATTACGTTGATGAATATCTGCTCCCCTACCTGCAATTTCTGACCCCCGGCACGACCAAGGGAGAGCTGGTCAGAAACTGCGATCTTACAAGTATCAAGGATTACCTGAGCAAATCAGATAAAATTTTCGTGCTCGGAAATGAAGATGATATTATTCTGGACAGCGCGGATGTGGATTTCCTGCGAGACACATTCGGAGACCGTGCGATCCTCTTTCCCCGTGGCGGACATTGTGGAAACATGATGTTTAAGCCCTATGCCCTGAAAGCGCAGGAGCTGATAAAATGA
- the kdsB gene encoding 3-deoxy-manno-octulosonate cytidylyltransferase produces MSIVYGCYGIIPARYDSSRFPGKPLADICGKPMFWHVWNRASKCPEMDKVVLATDSEIIMEAAEKHGVPAVMTRSDHTSGTDRVLEAARKLDLPSDSVVVNIQGDEPCLEPAMISELVSPFAKDGVRVTTLASPISADEAQSPDRVKVALAKDGRALYFSRSPIPFSHQGDGDYLLHIGLYGFRMEALETFAGTDVSPLEKRERLEQLRLLENGIPIHVTITEHSCHGVDRPEDLDTAIKILEREKI; encoded by the coding sequence ATGAGTATTGTTTACGGATGCTATGGCATCATCCCGGCCCGCTATGATTCGAGCCGGTTTCCCGGTAAGCCCCTTGCGGATATCTGCGGAAAACCCATGTTCTGGCATGTCTGGAACCGTGCTTCAAAGTGCCCGGAGATGGACAAAGTGGTCCTTGCCACTGATAGTGAAATCATAATGGAAGCTGCGGAGAAACACGGTGTCCCGGCTGTCATGACCAGATCCGACCACACCAGCGGCACCGACCGTGTACTGGAAGCGGCCCGCAAACTGGACCTTCCTTCAGATTCGGTTGTGGTCAACATTCAGGGCGATGAACCATGCCTAGAACCGGCTATGATCTCTGAGTTGGTTTCACCTTTTGCTAAAGATGGGGTAAGAGTAACAACACTGGCCTCGCCCATAAGTGCGGACGAAGCCCAAAGTCCGGACCGTGTAAAAGTAGCACTTGCAAAAGATGGCCGGGCGTTATACTTTTCCCGCTCACCCATTCCATTTTCCCATCAGGGTGACGGGGATTACCTTCTACATATCGGCCTTTACGGTTTCCGCATGGAAGCCCTTGAAACCTTTGCCGGCACGGATGTTTCGCCTCTTGAAAAAAGAGAGCGGCTGGAACAGCTCCGACTGCTGGAAAACGGAATACCCATCCATGTCACCATTACAGAACACTCCTGCCACGGAGTGGACCGTCCAGAAGACTTGGATACAGCCATTAAGATTCTTGAGAGGGAGAAAATATGA
- the gmhB gene encoding D-glycero-beta-D-manno-heptose 1,7-bisphosphate 7-phosphatase, with product MKYILLDRDGTIIVDKHYLNDPEGVELFTNTAEGLKAMQNAGYKLLVTTNQSGIGRGYYSEKDMHAVNARMAELLAEHGIEFKAVYFCPHAPDQDCDCRKPAPGMFDQAIAEFGINPEECYVIGDKLCDVELGKARKAKSILVRTGKGLKEEPKCVGKADYIADDLLDAAEFIKRSTNE from the coding sequence ATGAAATATATTTTGCTGGACCGTGACGGAACCATTATTGTGGATAAGCACTACCTTAACGATCCTGAGGGAGTTGAGCTTTTCACCAACACCGCAGAAGGCTTGAAAGCCATGCAGAATGCCGGATACAAACTGCTCGTTACCACCAACCAGTCAGGTATCGGACGCGGCTATTACTCTGAAAAGGACATGCATGCGGTTAATGCACGCATGGCTGAACTGCTGGCTGAGCACGGTATTGAATTCAAGGCCGTATACTTCTGCCCCCATGCACCGGATCAGGACTGCGACTGCCGTAAGCCAGCCCCCGGCATGTTTGATCAGGCCATAGCGGAGTTCGGTATCAATCCCGAAGAATGCTACGTAATCGGAGACAAACTTTGCGATGTGGAACTGGGCAAGGCCCGCAAAGCCAAATCTATTCTGGTACGCACCGGAAAAGGTTTGAAAGAAGAGCCAAAATGCGTGGGCAAAGCTGATTATATTGCCGATGACCTGCTTGATGCTGCGGAATTTATTAAAAGGTCCACAAATGAATAA
- the carA gene encoding glutamine-hydrolyzing carbamoyl-phosphate synthase small subunit — MKAILALEDGTYFEGTSFTGPGESGGEAIFNTGMTGYQEVLTDPSYTGQMVCMTYPLIGNYGITKEDIESAKVHVAAFIVKECCKHPSNWRSVMSLPEYLKEAGVMGIEGIDTRALTRHLRINGAMRGIISTEELDPEKLVAKAKQLPTMEGQNLADTVTSETCYAWQDGKPVPVDVSSGYKWSDKGPRLVLVDYGVKWNILRLLDEQGFEVLSVPSHYSEEQVRALEPDAIFLSNGPGDPAVLDQAVKNAKSYCEDLPVAGICLGHQILGQALGGKAFKLKFGHHGCNHPVMDMESKKIEISSQNHGFCVDISDCSDLKITHKNLNDETLEGFAHKTKPIIAIQFHPEAAPGPHDSCYFFARFRNLVKDATGK, encoded by the coding sequence ATGAAAGCCATTCTGGCACTTGAAGACGGCACCTACTTCGAAGGAACTTCCTTTACCGGCCCCGGTGAGTCCGGCGGCGAAGCCATCTTCAATACCGGCATGACCGGATATCAGGAAGTCCTCACCGACCCCTCCTACACCGGACAGATGGTCTGCATGACCTATCCGCTTATCGGCAACTACGGCATCACCAAAGAAGACATCGAATCCGCAAAAGTCCATGTTGCCGCCTTTATCGTCAAAGAATGCTGCAAGCATCCTTCCAACTGGCGCTCTGTTATGTCCCTGCCTGAATACCTCAAAGAAGCAGGTGTTATGGGAATTGAAGGCATCGACACCCGCGCCCTTACCCGCCATCTGCGTATTAACGGCGCTATGCGCGGCATTATTTCCACCGAAGAACTTGATCCGGAAAAACTGGTCGCAAAAGCAAAGCAGCTTCCCACTATGGAAGGCCAGAACCTTGCAGATACAGTAACTTCCGAAACCTGCTATGCATGGCAGGACGGCAAGCCCGTTCCGGTTGATGTTTCCTCCGGTTACAAATGGAGCGACAAAGGCCCCCGCCTCGTACTCGTTGACTATGGTGTAAAATGGAACATCCTGCGTCTGCTGGATGAACAGGGCTTCGAAGTCCTTTCCGTTCCCTCCCATTACAGCGAAGAGCAGGTCAGGGCACTCGAACCTGATGCTATTTTCCTTTCCAACGGCCCCGGTGACCCGGCAGTTCTCGATCAGGCGGTCAAGAATGCCAAATCCTATTGCGAAGACCTGCCTGTGGCGGGAATTTGCCTTGGACACCAGATTCTTGGACAGGCTCTCGGCGGTAAGGCGTTCAAATTGAAGTTCGGTCACCATGGCTGTAACCACCCTGTTATGGACATGGAAAGCAAGAAAATTGAAATTTCTTCCCAAAACCACGGGTTTTGCGTTGACATTTCCGACTGTTCCGATCTTAAAATCACACACAAGAACCTTAACGACGAAACTCTGGAAGGCTTTGCTCATAAAACCAAGCCGATCATCGCCATCCAGTTTCACCCGGAAGCAGCCCCCGGTCCGCATGACAGCTGCTACTTCTTCGCCAGATTCCGTAATCTGGTAAAAGATGCCACCGGTAAATAA
- a CDS encoding 3-deoxy-D-manno-octulosonic acid transferase: MSVSLKLKAASFLYGLGWKAAIPFLKKNDRLKEGFDRRTLKHSLPPRADVWIQAASAGEAKIASRIMENISMSSPTKFLLTTNTEQGLSELERTAYRLNPNPRNVSASATYFPFDSPEIARKALEAVCPKLVVLIETEIWPGFLSTCKELGVKVIIINGRMTTKSLAGYMALPDFFRSVAPEEILAISEDDATRFRTLFEIEKVSTMPNVKFDSTGTAAAVPYTANPLSSIFRPKTPFIILGSVRKEEESQVLKLAEGLKKERPKTVIGLFPRHMHRIDAWKKMLEDAGLPWVLRSEIDNTVPFGHVVLWDVFGEMQSAFSLARAAFIGGSLAPVGGQNFLEPLTHGITPVIGPYWSNFTWIGEDIFEKKLARQEEDWEGVLQGLLDISKRAFKPEKVKKDFEKYLEDMRGGTVAACEAIKRNI; encoded by the coding sequence ATGTCAGTATCGCTCAAACTTAAAGCTGCATCATTTCTCTACGGCCTCGGCTGGAAAGCCGCCATCCCCTTTCTCAAGAAGAACGACAGACTGAAAGAGGGCTTCGATCGCCGAACCCTCAAACACAGCCTGCCGCCGCGCGCGGATGTCTGGATTCAAGCCGCTTCAGCCGGGGAAGCCAAGATTGCTTCCCGGATTATGGAAAACATTTCCATGAGCAGCCCTACAAAATTCCTGCTGACCACCAATACCGAGCAGGGACTCTCTGAGCTTGAGCGCACAGCTTACCGACTGAATCCTAATCCGCGTAATGTTTCCGCATCCGCAACCTATTTCCCGTTCGACAGCCCCGAGATCGCACGCAAGGCTCTCGAAGCTGTCTGCCCGAAGCTGGTGGTACTGATTGAAACTGAAATCTGGCCCGGTTTCCTTTCCACATGCAAAGAGCTTGGCGTGAAGGTAATCATCATCAACGGCCGCATGACCACCAAAAGCCTTGCCGGATACATGGCCCTGCCCGACTTTTTCAGGTCTGTTGCTCCAGAAGAAATCCTCGCTATTTCCGAGGACGATGCCACCCGTTTCAGGACCCTTTTTGAGATCGAGAAGGTCTCAACCATGCCCAACGTAAAGTTCGACAGCACCGGGACGGCCGCAGCAGTTCCGTACACAGCCAACCCTCTTTCTTCCATCTTCCGCCCCAAAACCCCGTTCATCATTCTCGGGTCAGTACGCAAGGAAGAGGAATCTCAGGTGCTTAAGCTTGCAGAAGGCTTGAAAAAAGAGCGTCCCAAGACTGTAATCGGACTTTTCCCGCGCCATATGCACCGCATTGATGCATGGAAAAAGATGCTTGAAGACGCAGGTCTGCCTTGGGTACTGCGTTCTGAAATCGATAACACCGTGCCTTTCGGACATGTTGTTCTCTGGGATGTATTCGGCGAGATGCAGTCCGCTTTCTCCCTTGCACGCGCAGCCTTCATCGGCGGATCTCTGGCTCCGGTCGGCGGACAGAATTTCCTTGAGCCGCTCACCCACGGGATCACCCCGGTGATCGGCCCCTACTGGTCCAACTTCACATGGATCGGCGAAGACATTTTCGAAAAGAAACTGGCCCGCCAGGAAGAGGATTGGGAAGGAGTTCTGCAAGGACTTCTCGACATCAGCAAAAGGGCTTTCAAGCCGGAAAAGGTTAAAAAAGATTTTGAGAAATACCTCGAAGATATGCGCGGTGGAACCGTTGCTGCCTGCGAGGCTATTAAAAGGAATATCTAA
- a CDS encoding tetratricopeptide repeat protein, whose translation MSGELTNARKKLATIPSLLKQQKAMPAVQAAYDAVLIMLKGGLMKAEREEFQELIDSTVHILNSDKKLREDYPLIINYAPGEEKALLETLREILQELQKNVSAGAQQLLAAMEKRKREQLEKGQALIEENNISEAQKLFNALIKEFKDDTELRAEIADKFIKSGLYNEALEYLEDALKNDPNAIFLYNRIGIVLRKMKDFEAAEKYYLRALKINNKDEYLYFNTGRLYYDWKKWDRMAKAAQKALSINPNFAEAEKMLKFAQKKMG comes from the coding sequence ATGTCCGGTGAACTGACCAACGCCAGAAAAAAACTGGCAACCATACCTTCCCTGCTCAAACAGCAGAAAGCCATGCCTGCGGTTCAGGCTGCTTATGATGCAGTATTGATCATGCTCAAGGGCGGTCTGATGAAAGCTGAGCGTGAGGAATTTCAGGAGCTGATCGACAGCACTGTCCACATCCTCAACAGCGATAAAAAACTCAGGGAAGATTATCCGCTGATCATCAACTACGCTCCCGGTGAAGAGAAAGCATTGCTTGAGACTTTACGGGAAATTCTGCAAGAACTGCAGAAGAACGTAAGTGCAGGCGCCCAGCAGCTTTTGGCTGCCATGGAAAAGCGTAAAAGGGAACAACTGGAGAAAGGTCAGGCACTCATTGAAGAGAACAACATTTCTGAAGCTCAGAAACTCTTCAACGCTCTGATCAAAGAGTTCAAGGACGATACAGAGCTCCGGGCAGAGATTGCCGACAAGTTCATCAAGTCCGGGCTTTACAATGAAGCTCTTGAATATCTGGAAGATGCACTTAAAAACGATCCCAATGCGATTTTCCTGTACAACCGTATCGGAATCGTTTTGCGCAAGATGAAAGATTTTGAGGCTGCTGAAAAATATTACCTCAGAGCACTCAAAATCAACAATAAAGATGAGTATCTCTACTTCAACACCGGTCGCCTCTACTACGACTGGAAAAAGTGGGATCGGATGGCTAAAGCTGCTCAAAAAGCACTTTCCATCAACCCCAACTTTGCCGAAGCAGAAAAGATGCTCAAATTCGCCCAGAAAAAAATGGGTTAA
- a CDS encoding methyltransferase yields MNYPRPEQDFSPVHSLIIRSVSSQVVMEAVNFKLFDTLELKPASLKELAEYFEFDELKLGSLLDLLVSYDLVQDNNGQYSNTYLATEYLVSTSPLYQGLAMGLTMDFCTGVIRDMGELLKGNKSQRDDSDKKWAATDAMEGTAQESLSGGLHATVDAISLLPGFDDFRLMGDLGGNHGNYTMSVLARNPQLNGVILDLPHVVPLAEQRCRDNGFGARVKGVAVDMREEELPALDFDLIFASHVLYACRGNLKPVLEKVSKSLRSGGWFCANHYAKTGSPMSTQTIASLEVITTFAGYFSHFIEPDILEQELKECGFGNFRRTWSDSSKGIMLVSAQKL; encoded by the coding sequence ATGAACTATCCTAGACCCGAACAAGATTTCTCTCCTGTGCACAGTCTTATCATTCGCAGTGTCTCTTCACAGGTTGTGATGGAAGCGGTAAATTTCAAGCTTTTTGATACGCTCGAATTAAAACCTGCCAGCCTGAAAGAGTTGGCTGAGTATTTTGAATTTGATGAGCTAAAGCTTGGGTCCTTGTTAGACCTGCTTGTGTCGTATGATCTGGTCCAAGATAATAACGGGCAATATTCCAACACGTATTTAGCAACCGAATATCTGGTCAGCACTTCTCCTTTGTATCAGGGATTGGCTATGGGTCTGACCATGGATTTTTGTACTGGAGTCATCCGGGATATGGGGGAGTTGCTGAAAGGAAACAAGAGTCAGCGTGATGATAGTGATAAAAAATGGGCCGCCACGGATGCAATGGAAGGAACTGCTCAGGAATCACTTAGCGGAGGGTTGCATGCAACAGTCGATGCTATCAGCCTGCTACCCGGATTTGATGATTTCCGGCTTATGGGCGATCTCGGTGGTAATCACGGGAATTATACCATGTCTGTACTTGCCCGGAATCCACAGTTGAATGGAGTCATTCTCGACCTGCCGCATGTGGTTCCTCTGGCTGAGCAGCGTTGCCGTGATAATGGTTTCGGAGCGAGGGTGAAGGGAGTTGCCGTGGATATGCGAGAGGAAGAACTGCCTGCGTTGGACTTTGATCTGATCTTCGCTTCACACGTACTCTATGCTTGCCGTGGCAATTTGAAACCTGTGCTGGAAAAGGTGTCCAAGTCATTGAGGTCCGGTGGCTGGTTCTGCGCAAATCATTACGCCAAGACCGGCAGCCCTATGTCCACCCAGACTATTGCCTCACTTGAAGTGATAACAACTTTTGCGGGTTACTTTTCGCATTTTATTGAACCGGATATTCTGGAGCAGGAATTGAAAGAATGCGGATTTGGAAATTTCCGCAGAACTTGGAGTGATTCCAGTAAGGGCATCATGCTGGTTTCGGCTCAGAAATTATAA